The proteins below are encoded in one region of Populus alba chromosome 2, ASM523922v2, whole genome shotgun sequence:
- the LOC118057792 gene encoding mechanosensitive ion channel protein 1, mitochondrial — protein MAGLRPSMLKNSLCVSINSLSWQSLQFCNVHGSTLRSAYAIINRGYYKDESRLAGNLTNFKVVRSDTCVNSQSYRIEPVIGFSLTSSNVLFRSAVPFISMRPEMSYRPFSWSSGGKVDKPVGNEVPASSGGNDVDVSNSGATVSDRIDKVKEAWQSTVDAVSYSGQKAIETSDELTTYAQQLLDSHPYLKNIVVPFGSTLTGTVVAWVVMPRLLRRFHKYSLQTPAALLSGGISGEQIPYEKSILGALEDPLRYVITFMAFSQIAVMVAPTMIASQHIAQVWRGAAILSFVWFLHQWKTNVFNRVIASATVDQENLLTLDRVSSVGLFVIGLMALAEACGVAVQSILTVGGIGGVATAFAARDVLGNVLSGLSMQFSKPFSLGDTIKAGSIEGQVVEMGLTTTSLLDVEQFPVLVPNSLFSSQVIVNKSRAQWRAVVSKIPVIVDDVEKIPQISNDIKSMLNSNPNVFLGKEAPYCYLSRIENSFAELTLGCNLKQMSKDVYNTEEEILLQSVRIIKERGAKLSSTWQDSTGQ, from the exons ATGGCTGGACTTAGGCCTTCAATGCTAAAAAATTCGCTCTGTGTTTCCATTAACTCCCTTTCATGGCAATCACTTCAATTTTGTAATGTTCATGGAAGTACTCTAAGATCAGCATATGCTATCATAAATCGTGGTTATTACAAAGATGAATCAAGATTGGCTGGAAATctgacaaattttaaagttgtGAGATCTGACACTTGTGTCAATAGCCAATCTTATAGGATTGAACCCGTGATAGGATTTTCGTTAACTTCATCGAATGTGTTGTTTCGAAGTGCTGTTCCTTTCATTTCAATGAGACCCGAGATGAGCTATCGACCATTCTCTTGGTCATCTGGTGGCAAAGTTGATAAACCTGTCGGTAATGAAGTTCCAGCTTCATCCGGTGGAAATGATGTGGATGTTAGTAACAGTGGCGCTACTGTAAGTGACCGGATTGATAAGGTTAAAGAAGCTTGGCAAAGTACAGTGGATGCAGTAAGTTATTCTGGCCAAAAGGCTATAGAGACATCCGATGAACTGACCACATATGCTCAGCAGTTGCTTGATTCACATCCgtatcttaaaaatattgttgttccATTTGGTTCGACTTTGACTGGTACAGTAGTGGCTTGGGTGGTGATGCCTAGACTTCTGAGGCGATTTCACAAGTATTCATTGCAAACTCCAGCTGCTTTGCTATCCGGAGGCATATCTGGGGAGCAAATTCCATATGAGAAAAGCATATTGGGCGCTTTGGAAGATCCTTTGAGATATGTAATCACTTTCATGGCATTTTCGCAAAT TGCTGTGATGGTGGCACCTACCATGATTGCTTCTCAACATATAGCACAAGTATGGAGGGGTGCTGCTATTCTTTCTTTTGTATGGTTTCTGCATCAGTGGAAGACAAATGTGTTTAATCGTGTGATAGCTTCAGCAACGGTAGATCAGGAAAACTTGTTAACTCTTGATAGAGTTTCTTCTGTTGGTCTTTTTGTTATTGGACTGATGGCTTTAGCTGAGGCTTGTGGGGTAGCAGTGCAATCTATTCTGACTGTGGGTGGCATTGGAG GAGTTGCTACTGCTTTTGCTGCCAGAGATGTCCTTGGGAATGTTCTCAGTGGGTTGTCTATGCAATTTTCAAAGCCCTTTTCACTTGGAGATACAATAAAG GCTGGGTCTATAGAAGGTCAGGTGGTTGAAATGGGACTCACAACCACTTCCTTACTGGATGTTGAGCAATTCCCTGTCCTCGTTCCAAATTCTCTGTTTTCCAGCCAG GTAATTGTGAACAAGTCTCGAGCCCAATGGCGTGCAGTTGTGTCCAAAATTCCTGTGATAGTTGATGACGTGGAGAAGATACCCCAGATATCAAATGACATAAAGAGCATGCTAAATTCAAACCCAAACGTTTTCTTGGGAAAGGAGGCTCCTTACTGTTACTTGTCAAGAATAGAAAATTCATTTGCCGAGCTGACTCTTGGCTGCAATCTCAAGCAAATG AGCAAAGATGTATACAATACGGAGGAAGAAATTCTTCTGCAGTCAGTCAGGATAATAAAGGAGCGTGGTGCTAAATTAAGCAGCACATGGCAGGACAGTACCGGTCAGTGA
- the LOC118057793 gene encoding putative UDP-rhamnose:rhamnosyltransferase 1, giving the protein MASDLHLVIFPWSAFGHILPFFHFSEALAEAGVHVSFVSTPRNIQRLPAISPTLAPLINLVELPFPDLDVKYGLPEGAEATVDIPAEKIQYLKIAYDLLQHPFKQFVAEKSPNWIIVDFCSHWAVDMAKEYGIPLIYLSIFSGAMGAFMGHPGNFVGDGQKRFRGSPESLTSPPEWITFPSSVAFRGYEAKNMYPAIFGENASGIRDAERVAKTVSGCQAIAVRSCIEFEGEYMDVYQKIMSKQVIPIGLLPPEKPEKREITDGTWNTIFEWLDNQEHESVVFVGFGSECKLTKDQVYEIAYGLELSKLPYLWALRKPTWAATDLDVLPPEFNNKTSEKGIVSIGWAPQLELLSHPSIGGSLFHSGWGSVIETLQYGLCLIVLPFIADQGLNARLLVEKGLAVEVDRKEDGSFTRHDIAKSLRLAMASEEGSQLKTRAKDAATIFQNRKLHRDYINRFVKYLKDGVS; this is encoded by the coding sequence ATGGCGAGTGATTTGCATTTAGTAATATTTCCATGGTCGGCCTTTGGTCACATATTGccattttttcatttctctgAAGCTTTAGCCGAAGCTGGAGTTCATGTCTCCTTTGTATCAACTCCCAGGAATATACAGCGACTACCTGCAATATCACCAACCTTAGCACCGCTAATAAACTTAGTGGAGCTTCCTTTTCCAGATTTGGACGTTAAGTATGGCTTGCCAGAAGGAGCTGAGGCAACAGTAGACATTCCTGCTGAGAAAATCCAATACTTGAAGATCGCCTATGATCTCTTACAACACCCCTTCAAGCAGTTTGTCGCTGAGAAGTCCCCGAATTGGataattgttgatttttgttctcACTGGGCTGTTGACATGGCAAAAGAATATGGTATCCCGCTAATATACTTGTCGATTTTCTCTGGAGCCATGGGAGCGTTTATGGGGCATCCAGGAAATTTTGTTGGCGATGGCCAGAAGAGGTTTAGGGGATCCCCGGAATCTCTGACTTCACCACCGGAGTGGATAACCTTCCCATCGTCTGTAGCTTTCCGAGGCTATGAGGCAAAAAACATGTATCCTGCGATATTTGGGGAGAATGCCTCAGGCATAAGAGATGCCGAACGGGTAGCAAAGACTGTAAGTGGATGTCAAGCTATAGCTGTCCGTAGCTGCATTGAATTTGAAGGTGAGTACATGGATGTATACCAGAAAATCATGAGTAAGCAGGTAATTCCAATAGGCTTGCTCCCTCCAGAAAAACcagagaaaagagaaataacTGATGGGACATGGAACACGATCTTCGAGTGGCTTGACAATCAAGAACACGAATCTGTGGTATTTGTTGGATTTGGCAGTGAGTGTAAATTGACCAAAGACCAAGTTTATGAGATAGCGTATGGGCTGGAGCTATCAAAATTGCCATATCTCTGGGCACTTAGGAAACCGACTTGGGCAGCAACAGATCTCGATGTTCTACCCCCAGAATTCAATAACAAGACCTCCGAGAAAGGGATTGTCTCCATAGGATGGGCACCACAACTAGAACTTCTATCGCATCCATCGATAGGGGGATCATTGTTTCACTCCGGGTGGGGTTCCGTAATAGAAACTCTGCAGTATGGactttgtttaattgttttgccATTTATCGCAGATCAAGGGCTGAATGCCAGGCTACTTGTGGAGAAGGGCTTGGCTGTCGAGGTAGACAGGAAGGAAGATGGATCATTTACCAGACATGATATTGCCAAGTCTCTGAGACTAGCTATGGCCTCGGAGGAAGGAAGTCAGCTGAAGACTCGAGCAAAAGATGCCGCTACCATATTCCAGAATAGGAAGCTGCATCGGGACTACATCAATAGGTTTGTGAAGTATCTGAAGGATGGAGTTTCTTGA
- the LOC118057794 gene encoding putative UDP-rhamnose:rhamnosyltransferase 1 — translation MASDLHIVVFPWSAFGHILPFFHFSKALAEAGVHVSFVSTPRNIQRLPAISPTLAPLINLVELPFPALDVKYGLPEGAEATVDIPAEKIQYLKIAYDLLQHPFKQFVAEKSPNWIIVDFCSPWAVDIAKEYGIPLIYLSIFSGATRAFMRHPGKFVGDGQKRFRRSPESLTSPPEWITFPSSVAFRSYEAKNMYPAMYGENASGIRDAERVAKTVSGCQAIAVRSCIEFEGEYIDVYQKLVSKQVIPIGLLPPEKPEKREITDGTWNTIFEWLDNQEHESVVFVGFGSECKLTKDQVYEIAYGLELSKLPYLWALRKPTWAATDLDVLPPEFNNKTSEKGIVSIGWAPQLELLSHPSIGGSLFHSGWGSVIETLQYGLCLIVLPFIADQGLNARLLVEKGLAVEVDRKEDGSFTRHDIAKSLRLAMASEEGSQLKTRAKDAANMFQNRKLHQDYINRFVKYLKDGVS, via the coding sequence ATGGCGAGTGATTTGCACATAGTAGTATTTCCATGGTCGGCCTTTGGTCACATATTGCCATTTTTCCATTTCTCCAAAGCTTTAGCCGAAGCTGGAGTTCATGTCTCCTTTGTATCAACTCCCAGGAATATACAGCGACTACCTGCAATATCACCAACCTTAGCACCGCTAATAAACTTAGTGGAGCTTCCTTTTCCAGCTTTGGACGTTAAGTATGGCTTGCCAGAAGGAGCTGAGGCAACAGTAGACATTCCTGCTGAGAAAATCCAATACTTGAAGATCGCCTATGATCTCTTACAACACCCCTTCAAGCAGTTTGTCGCTGAGAAATCCCCGAATTGGataattgttgatttttgttctcCCTGGGCTGTTGACATCGCAAAAGAATATGGTATCCCGCTAATATACTTGTCGATTTTCTCTGGAGCCACGAGAGCGTTTATGAGGCATCCAGGAAAGTTTGTTGGCGATGGCCAGAAGAGGTTTAGGAGATCCCCGGAATCTCTGACTTCACCACCGGAGTGGATAACCTTCCCATCGTCTGTAGCTTTCCGAAGCTATGAGGCAAAAAACATGTATCCTGCGATGTATGGGGAGAATGCCTCAGGCATAAGAGATGCCGAACGGGTAGCAAAGACTGTAAGTGGATGTCAAGCTATAGCTGTCCGTAGCTGCATTGAATTTGAAGGTGAGTACATAGATGTATACCAGAAACTTGTGAGCAAGCAGGTAATTCCAATAGGCTTGCTCCCTCCAGAAAAACcagagaaaagagaaataacTGATGGGACATGGAACACGATCTTCGAGTGGCTTGACAATCAAGAACACGAATCTGTGGTATTTGTTGGATTTGGCAGTGAGTGTAAATTGACCAAAGACCAAGTTTATGAGATAGCTTATGGGCTGGAGCTATCAAAATTGCCATATCTCTGGGCACTTAGGAAACCGACTTGGGCAGCAACAGATCTTGATGTTCTACCCCCAGAATTCAATAACAAGACCTCCGAGAAAGGGATTGTCTCCATAGGATGGGCACCACAACTAGAACTTCTATCGCATCCATCGATAGGGGGATCATTGTTTCACTCCGGGTGGGGTTCCGTAATAGAAACTCTGCAGTATGGactttgtttaattgttttgccATTTATCGCAGATCAAGGGCTGAATGCCAGGCTACTTGTGGAGAAGGGCTTGGCTGTCGAGGTAGACAGGAAGGAAGATGGATCATTTACCAGACATGATATTGCCAAGTCTCTGAGACTAGCTATGGCCTCGGAGGAAGGAAGTCAGCTGAAGACTCGAGCAAAAGATGCCGCTAACATGTTCCAGAATAGGAAGCTGCATCAGGACTACATCAATAGGTTTGTGAAGTATCTGAAGGATGGAGTTTCTTGA
- the LOC118057796 gene encoding probable polygalacturonase, producing METRVTSVVLALLVVAFISFRGAESRKARILDSFEYSAINCRAHSASLTDFGGVGDGKTSNTKAFKDAIDHLSQFSSDGGSQLFVPAGKWLTGSFSLTSHFTLYLHKDAVLLASQDMQEWPVMKPLPSYGRGRDAAAGRYSSLIFGTNLTDVTITGNNGTIDGQGAFWWQNFHKGKLKYTRPYLIEIMFSDTIQISNLTLLNSPSWNVHPVYSRDILVQGITIIAPITSPNTDGINPDSCTNTKIEDCYIISGDDCVAVKSGWDEYGIAFGMPTKQLVIRRLTCISPYSATIALGSEMSGGIEDVRAEDITAIHTESGVRIKTAVGRGGYVKDIYVKRMTMHTMKWVFWMTGNYGSHADKNYDPNALPLIQGINYRDMVADNVTMAARLEGIAGDPFKEICISNVTIGLAPKAKKVPWTCTEIEGMTSGVSPQPCDLLPDQGPEKITSCDFPPENIPIDLVQLKTCSLGMSYM from the exons ATGGAAACTCGA GTGACTAGCGTGGTTCTAGCGTTACTTGTGGTTGCCTTCATTAGCTTCAGAGGTGCTGAGAGCAGAAAGGCGAGGATCTTGGACTCCTTTGAGTACAGTGCCATAAATTGCAGGGCTCACAGTGCATCATTAACTGATTTCGGAGGAGTTGGGGATGGAAAAACATCGAACACTAAAGCATTCAAGGATGCAATTGATCATTTGAGTCAGTTTTCATCAGATGGTGGCTCTCAGCTCTTTGTTCCTGCTGGAAAATGGTTGACTGGTAGCTTCAGTCTTACCAGCCACTTCACACTCTACCTACACAAGGATGCTGTGCTTCTTGCCTCTCAG GACATGCAAGAATGGCCGGTGATGAAACCTCTGCCATCATACGGCAGAGGGAGGGATGCAGCAGCTGGAAGGTACAGCAGTCTCATATTTGGAACGAACCTCACTGACGTTACTATTACAG GGAACAATGGCACAATTGACGGACAGGGAGCTTTCTGGTGGCAGAACTTCCACAAGGGCAAGCTAAAATACACCAGGCCTTACTTAATTGAGATCATGTTCTCAGATACTATCCAAATTTCAAATCTGACACTCCTGAATTCCCCGTCTTGGAATGTTCATCCTGTTTACAGCAG AGATATTCTTGTGCAAGGCATTACCATCATCGCTCCAATCACATCACCCAATACCGATGGAATTAATCCAG ATTCCTGTACAAACACTAAAATTGAAGATTGTTACATAATTTCTGGAGACGATTGTGTGGCAGTTAAAAGCGGTTGGGATGAGTACGGGATTGCGTTTGGAATGCCCACAAAGCAACTAGTCATCAGACGGCTCACGTGCATCTCTCCATACAGTGCCACGATTGCTCTAGGGAGTGAAATGTCGGGTGGGATAGAAGATGTTAGAGCAGAGGATATCACAGCCATCCACACAGAATCTGGGGTCAGGATCAAAACTGCTGTAGGGAGAGGAGGGTATGTGAAGGACATATACGTGAAGAGAATGACTATGCACACCATGAAATGGGTCTTCTGGATGACTGGAAATTATGGGTCACATGCTGATAAGAATTATGACCCAAACGCACTGCCATTGATTCAAGGCATAAATTACAGGGACATGGTTGCAGACAATGTGACAATGGCGGCTAGATTGGAGGGCATTGCAGGCGATCCATTCAAGGAAATTTGCATCTCTAATGTTACAATCGGATTGGCACCGAAGGCAAAGAAGGTGCCCTGGACCTGCACCGAAATTGAGGGGATGACAAGCGGGGTAAGTCCACAACCATGTGATTTGCTGCCGGATCAAGGGCCAGAGAAAATCACATCCTGTGATTTCCCTCCGGAGAATATACCGATCGACTTGGTGCAGCTCAAGACGTGCTCCTTAGGAATGAGTTATATGTGA